Proteins encoded together in one Microcebus murinus isolate Inina chromosome 16, M.murinus_Inina_mat1.0, whole genome shotgun sequence window:
- the LOC105869482 gene encoding uncharacterized protein LOC105869482 isoform X1, translating into MVMLKEAVTFKDVAVVFSEEELGLLDPAQRELYREVMLENFRNLLSVGHEPFHRDTFHFIKEEKFWMMKTATHREGNSGEKIQTEIETILEAAAHEDVSCQQILEQIASDLTRSQLSTQTDMPCQVETGLSINHIGEKPYLGHGSKQSFSDISIFDLHQQLHSREKSYSCNECGKSFCYNSALCIHQRIHMGEKLYNCDVCGKEFSQSLYLQTHQRVHTGEKPFKCEQCGKGFSRRSGLYIHHKLHTGEKPYNCEECGKAFIHDSQLQEHQRIHTGEKPFKCDICYKSFRSRSNLNRHSVVHMQEKPFRCDTCGKSFGQRSALNNHYVVHTGEKLYRCEECGKGFIRRRDLYRHQMDHTGDKPYNCKECGKSFRWPSGLSRHQHVHSGETPFKCEECGKGFHTNSQRYSHQRVHSGEKPYKCEECGKSYKRRLDLDFHQRVHRGEKLYKCKECGKSFGWASCLLNHQRIHSGEKPFKCEECGKRFTQNSQLYTHRRVHSGEKPFQCEECGKRFTQNSQLYSHRRVHSGVKPYKCEECGKGYNSKFNLDMHQRVHTGEKPYNCKECGKSFSRASSILNHKRLHSGEKPFQCEECGKRFTENSKLHSHQRVHTGEKPYKCEECGKGFRWASTHLTHQRLHSREKPFKCEDCGKIIVHSSYLKDQQGDHSGKKPYKCEDCGKGYKRRLNLDMLLSLFLNDT; encoded by the exons GAGGCAGTGACATTCAAGGATGTGGCTGTGGTCTTCAgtgaggaggagctggggctgctggACCCTGCCCAGAGGGAGCTGTACCGAGAAGTGATGCTGGAGAACTTCAGGAACCTGCTGTCAGTAG GGCATGAACCATTCCACCGAGATACTTTCcacttcataaaagaagaaaagttttggATGATGAAGACAGCAACCCATAGAGAAGGGAATTCAG GAGAAAAAATCCAAACTGAGATAGAGACTATTCTAGAAGCAGCAGCACATGAAGATGTGTCCTGCCAGCAAATCTTGGAACAAATTGCAAGTGACTTAACCAGGTCTCAGCTGTCCACACAAACTGATATGCCCTGCCAGGTTGAGACAGGACTGTCTATTAATCACATAGGAGAGAAACCTTACCTGGGTCATGGGAGTAAACAGTCCTTCAGTGATATCTCAATCTTTGATCTTCATCAACAATTACACTCAAGAGAGAAGTCTTATTCGTGTAATGAGTGTGGAAAAAGCTTCTGTTATAACTCAGCTCTTTGTATTCATCAGAGAATCCACATGGGAGAGAAACTCTATAATTGTGATGTGTGTGGAAAAGAATTCAGTCAAAGCTTATATCTGCAAACTCATCAGAGagtccacactggagagaaaccattcaAATGTGAGCAGTGTGGGAAAGGCTTCAGTCGTAGATCAGGACTTTATATTCATCACAAAttacacacaggagagaaaccttataattgtgaggaatgtgggaaggccttcatTCATGATTCTCAGCTTCAggaacatcagagaattcacactggggaGAAACCATTCAAATGTGATATATGTTACAAAAGTTTTCGTAGTAGATCAAATCTTAACAGACATTCCGTTGTTCACATGCAGGAGAAACCATTCAGATGTGATACGTGTGGTAAGAGCTTTGGTCAGAGATCAGCTCTTAATAATCATTACGTagtccacactggagagaaactaTACAGATGTGAGGAGTGTGGAAAAGGTTTCATTCGTAGGCGAGATCTTTATAGACATCAGATGGACCACACAGGGGACAAACCATATAATTGCAAAGAATGTGGGAAGAGTTTCAGATGGCCCTCAGGTCTTTCAAGACATCAGCATGTGCACAGTGGAGAAACACCtttcaaatgtgaagaatgtgggaaggGATTTCATACGAATTCACAACGCTATTCCCATCAGAGAGTCCACAGTGGAGAAAagccatacaaatgtgaggagtGTGGAAAGAGTTACAAAAGGAGGCTGGATCTTGACTTTCATCAGAGGGTCCACAGAGGAGAGAAACTCtataaatgtaaggaatgtgggaagagCTTTGGCTGGGCCTCCTGTCTTTTGAATCATCAGAGAATCCACAGTGGAGAAAAACCattcaaatgtgaagaatgtgggaaaagGTTTACTCAGAATTCACAACTTTATACTCATCGTAGAGTCCACAGTGGAGAAAAACCATTCCAATGTGAAGAGTGTGGAAAAAGATTTACTCAGAATTCACAACTGTATTCCCATCGCAGAGTTCACAGTGGGGTAAagccatacaaatgtgaggagtGTGGGAAGGGTTACAACAGTAAATTTAATCTCGACATGCACCAGAGGGTCCACACAGGAGAAAAACCTTATAATtgtaaagaatgtgggaagaGCTTTAGCCGGGCCTCAAGTATTTTGAATCATAAGAGACTCCATAGTGGAGAAAAACCATTCCAATGTGAAGAGTGTGGGAAGAGATTTACTGAAAATTCAAAACTTCATTCCCATCAGAGAGTTCACACTGGGGAAAagccatacaaatgtgaggagtGTGGAAAAGGCTTCAGATGGGCCTCAACTCACCTAACCCATCAGAGACTCCACAGCAGAGAGAAACCATTCAAATGTGAGGACTGTGGAAAGATCATTGTACACAGTTCATACCTTAAAGACCAGCAAGGAGACCATAGTGGaaaaaaaccatacaaatgtgaggactGTGGGAAGGGCTACAAGAGGCGCTTGAATCTTGATATGctcttgtcattatttttaaatgatacataa
- the LOC105869482 gene encoding uncharacterized protein LOC105869482 isoform X2, which yields MTTFKEAVTFKDVAVVFSEEELGLLDPAQRELYREVMLENFRNLLSVGHEPFHRDTFHFIKEEKFWMMKTATHREGNSGEKIQTEIETILEAAAHEDVSCQQILEQIASDLTRSQLSTQTDMPCQVETGLSINHIGEKPYLGHGSKQSFSDISIFDLHQQLHSREKSYSCNECGKSFCYNSALCIHQRIHMGEKLYNCDVCGKEFSQSLYLQTHQRVHTGEKPFKCEQCGKGFSRRSGLYIHHKLHTGEKPYNCEECGKAFIHDSQLQEHQRIHTGEKPFKCDICYKSFRSRSNLNRHSVVHMQEKPFRCDTCGKSFGQRSALNNHYVVHTGEKLYRCEECGKGFIRRRDLYRHQMDHTGDKPYNCKECGKSFRWPSGLSRHQHVHSGETPFKCEECGKGFHTNSQRYSHQRVHSGEKPYKCEECGKSYKRRLDLDFHQRVHRGEKLYKCKECGKSFGWASCLLNHQRIHSGEKPFKCEECGKRFTQNSQLYTHRRVHSGEKPFQCEECGKRFTQNSQLYSHRRVHSGVKPYKCEECGKGYNSKFNLDMHQRVHTGEKPYNCKECGKSFSRASSILNHKRLHSGEKPFQCEECGKRFTENSKLHSHQRVHTGEKPYKCEECGKGFRWASTHLTHQRLHSREKPFKCEDCGKIIVHSSYLKDQQGDHSGKKPYKCEDCGKGYKRRLNLDMLLSLFLNDT from the exons GAGGCAGTGACATTCAAGGATGTGGCTGTGGTCTTCAgtgaggaggagctggggctgctggACCCTGCCCAGAGGGAGCTGTACCGAGAAGTGATGCTGGAGAACTTCAGGAACCTGCTGTCAGTAG GGCATGAACCATTCCACCGAGATACTTTCcacttcataaaagaagaaaagttttggATGATGAAGACAGCAACCCATAGAGAAGGGAATTCAG GAGAAAAAATCCAAACTGAGATAGAGACTATTCTAGAAGCAGCAGCACATGAAGATGTGTCCTGCCAGCAAATCTTGGAACAAATTGCAAGTGACTTAACCAGGTCTCAGCTGTCCACACAAACTGATATGCCCTGCCAGGTTGAGACAGGACTGTCTATTAATCACATAGGAGAGAAACCTTACCTGGGTCATGGGAGTAAACAGTCCTTCAGTGATATCTCAATCTTTGATCTTCATCAACAATTACACTCAAGAGAGAAGTCTTATTCGTGTAATGAGTGTGGAAAAAGCTTCTGTTATAACTCAGCTCTTTGTATTCATCAGAGAATCCACATGGGAGAGAAACTCTATAATTGTGATGTGTGTGGAAAAGAATTCAGTCAAAGCTTATATCTGCAAACTCATCAGAGagtccacactggagagaaaccattcaAATGTGAGCAGTGTGGGAAAGGCTTCAGTCGTAGATCAGGACTTTATATTCATCACAAAttacacacaggagagaaaccttataattgtgaggaatgtgggaaggccttcatTCATGATTCTCAGCTTCAggaacatcagagaattcacactggggaGAAACCATTCAAATGTGATATATGTTACAAAAGTTTTCGTAGTAGATCAAATCTTAACAGACATTCCGTTGTTCACATGCAGGAGAAACCATTCAGATGTGATACGTGTGGTAAGAGCTTTGGTCAGAGATCAGCTCTTAATAATCATTACGTagtccacactggagagaaactaTACAGATGTGAGGAGTGTGGAAAAGGTTTCATTCGTAGGCGAGATCTTTATAGACATCAGATGGACCACACAGGGGACAAACCATATAATTGCAAAGAATGTGGGAAGAGTTTCAGATGGCCCTCAGGTCTTTCAAGACATCAGCATGTGCACAGTGGAGAAACACCtttcaaatgtgaagaatgtgggaaggGATTTCATACGAATTCACAACGCTATTCCCATCAGAGAGTCCACAGTGGAGAAAagccatacaaatgtgaggagtGTGGAAAGAGTTACAAAAGGAGGCTGGATCTTGACTTTCATCAGAGGGTCCACAGAGGAGAGAAACTCtataaatgtaaggaatgtgggaagagCTTTGGCTGGGCCTCCTGTCTTTTGAATCATCAGAGAATCCACAGTGGAGAAAAACCattcaaatgtgaagaatgtgggaaaagGTTTACTCAGAATTCACAACTTTATACTCATCGTAGAGTCCACAGTGGAGAAAAACCATTCCAATGTGAAGAGTGTGGAAAAAGATTTACTCAGAATTCACAACTGTATTCCCATCGCAGAGTTCACAGTGGGGTAAagccatacaaatgtgaggagtGTGGGAAGGGTTACAACAGTAAATTTAATCTCGACATGCACCAGAGGGTCCACACAGGAGAAAAACCTTATAATtgtaaagaatgtgggaagaGCTTTAGCCGGGCCTCAAGTATTTTGAATCATAAGAGACTCCATAGTGGAGAAAAACCATTCCAATGTGAAGAGTGTGGGAAGAGATTTACTGAAAATTCAAAACTTCATTCCCATCAGAGAGTTCACACTGGGGAAAagccatacaaatgtgaggagtGTGGAAAAGGCTTCAGATGGGCCTCAACTCACCTAACCCATCAGAGACTCCACAGCAGAGAGAAACCATTCAAATGTGAGGACTGTGGAAAGATCATTGTACACAGTTCATACCTTAAAGACCAGCAAGGAGACCATAGTGGaaaaaaaccatacaaatgtgaggactGTGGGAAGGGCTACAAGAGGCGCTTGAATCTTGATATGctcttgtcattatttttaaatgatacataa